The genomic segment CACACATTCATACTTCATAAAGCTCAGAAATCACAAAATTATAGCCTCAAATGAAATGTATTGAAAGTGAAACAGCATATAATTCAAGCATTTCAAAATTTATCGGGTaaagatttaaatttatataaaaaatggtCAACGATCAAAATGATACAACATGCAAAATTATTATTGGTTGAAAATCTAAAAAGTTGATTAAGAAAATGCAAAGATGAAATGAAAAGACGAAAAGAAGGTTAGCAATGAAGATGAAGTGCTTACTTGAGCGAAAGCATACATGAGACTGGTACTGAGTGATCGAGGAGCAGACCATGAGTGAATCACTTCCACTTCCGCCATTTTTACTGATGatgatttctctgaaaaatCTCTACCAGTGTGACTCCGTGGGCAGTGACAATTTCTACAATGTTTTCGATTGTGAGGAGATCAATCAGTCGAAGGTTAATTGGGGTCGTTTCAATCTCCAGTAATCAGTGTTTTAAGTAAAGATAGTTAAGATACCATTTGACtttgaaattaattaattttttaataattataccAGGTAATTCCAAATTTGCTATACTCGAAGTACCCAATAATTGGTCTATCTCAAAAGGGTAAAAAAAGTGTGAGGCAATTCATTTGTTCTCtacttttactttttatgtagatttcaatgtaaattaagtaattttatttatgagtttttgaaaatttaaataattttatttaaaaaatatatattaagacgaatctatcaAAATTTAATATGAACATGTGTTTTTCAAATTGGAATAAAAATTTactaataagataaaaaaaacttaattatatatgtaaatgagaatttaaaaaatgaaaactattaCCAGAaaaaaaatgtgacaattatTATGAGACGGACTTAAATGTAATACATAGAAATTCCTATGGATCTATACTATCTAAttggaattttttattttttttgaataatatatgATTGGAATTTCATAgtgaatatatatgtagatgagaATTTAGTTTTCCATTTAACCTTTTAATTATtaggttttttaatttttaattatttttcttttcttagaaATCAACCTGCAAAAATCGATCAACATTTGGGCAACAATATTTCCTGAATAAGTGATCCTAAACAATAACGATATATCAGATAGACAAACAAATTTCAAGTGTTGAGCCAAGTCTGGATTAAAGATCATCCAGAAAACTTGTTTAACatctaataattcattaaagaaAAAACTTTCACTAGTTCACTTGCTATAAGACTGCAGAAACAAGTGCACATCTGATCTTCTATATGAATCCATGTAAGGTAGTAAGTTAAAAGGCCAAATCGATCCAGTAATGTCTCTAATATCGAGATTATTTTGAGAACATAACTTTCGAAAGTAGTTGAAAGTATCAATGTTTCTTATCACTGAGGCGATAAGTGCGACAGGACCCGTCGCCATTTGTTCAAGCAAGGATTTCAAATTCGAAGACTCTAGTTTCGCTTTTCTATCAGTATCTCTATTGTTGTTCGGTTTGCTGCTGATGGGTTTTCTTCGAGTAAGAAGAATCGAAAGAACTTTAACAAGATGTGGCAGGCACGAGGGGTCGTAAATTACATCAGCACCCAAACTGCAAAGGCAAGTAAACAACAAAAATCAGATCACAGATTCTAGTAAGATCAAGCACTCATCATTTTATTATGCCGATGCCATTAAGTCAGATGTACACAACCTAACCTTTGTAATAACAGAGAGGTAatcgaaaaaagaaaataatgttcTTTCTATTAGAGAGTTATTCCTAAGAAAAGGTCATACTTTCGAGTAAAATACTCGTTCTTTAAAATTTGTTCTAAGCTCACTTAAGCAACTTCTGGGAGAAATAAGTAGAAGCAAAGAGTAAGAAGATCCTCCATAGAAAAGCTAGGAAAACTAAACCTTTGAGAAACAACTTATAAGAGATAATAAATTAGTAAATGACCATTCTACAAGCAATAACCATTCTTTAATATTCAAAAACGTCCATGCTCGAGCGTCGAGCTGCCTATCCAGTCTAGTCCATGGTTGGATGCATCCATGTCCAATACTACTAAAGCCTAATCATCCAGTTACTCAAACTTGGCACCAGCCCCATACTACTAAAGCCTAATCATCCAGTTACTCTAATTTGGCACCAGCACCACTTATGCCTGCACTCAATAATGATTACAGACGTTTGCCTCCAATGAGACCCGAGACTGTTAAATAGCTAACCAGAAGAAGATGTAACTGGCTGCCTGCTTTTATCTTTGACCCATTATGTTAGAGCAAATGCTCTTCCAATAAAGATTCTAActacaatgaatgataaagattgcaaaatttaaaagaaaacaatcaaACACACCAAGAATTGGAAGGTGGTAAAATCCTAATATCAAATTGATATTAGACTATAAAACCCACCCAACGAATGAAGACAATTGTATTGATTAGAGTTCTTGATTACACACActaatcaattctaacaatggagaatgaaaaaCTATAGAGATTACAAGAGCAAATTGAAAACCCCCAATTTCACTCAAGAACCCTAATTTACGGCTCTCTCTCTAACTAGATCTCTCTCACTTACAAGAGGATTACAATGTGTTTCTCTCACTTGATACCACAACAAAAGATGTTTACAATATGTATTTATAAGGTTCATAAGTGTGAAAGAACAGAAAGGAAAAACACGTGGAAACAGAATCCAAAAAACAGAAGCTGCACTCGAAGCCCTGTAGTCTGTTCGACTGGAAGCTTGGGTCGAGCGAAactgctcgactggtcgagctaCCTTCAGCAGGTCGAGCCAATGTGCTCGAGGGGTCGAATGAGGGTACCGTAACATTTTGATGTTGAGCTTCAAAAGATCCTTCATAAGCCCATTTATTCCAAGCACAAAAAGACCACACCATCAAGCTAAAATCGAGATTATGAGCCACACATATCACATTAAAATTTTTACCATTAAACAGAGTAAACATAGATTCGTCCACAGGAAAACATAAATGTAGGTTACAAATTCCATTAGTTGATGTATTCTGTGTTATCATAATTATCCTTAATTCATACTCCTATAAGAATTTTGTTGCTTGCTTAATTATGTTAAGGCGGAGAATTGGTAAACTCCTTTACCTTATAAAGTTAATTTAGCTTTCAAATAACATGCAGAAGGATATGAATTTCCAAGCCTTAAAAGGCGTATTATATGCTTACTCTGAGGATCTTAAATCAAGTATTAGATTCCTCCCACTATTACAAACCCCcagaaacaacaaaaaaaccaaaaaaaaaaaaaaaaaaaaaaaaaaaaaaaaaaaaaaacagcatTCACTACTAGGTTTTTTACTCACTAATCAGTGATACCAGATGGAAAACAAACACCAAGGAGTTATAACTCCTAAAAGAACACAACAATCACGTCTAGGCTGGGTGCACAAGAAGTGCACAAGATGCAAAGAAAGACGGGGAGGTGCGTGAGGTGGGCCTAGGCAGAGGCACAGAAtacaaaaatccaaaaaaattacATCTCTTGGCGTGCACGTTTTTCCCAACACACCCGCACCTAGACTAGCATAGCCCCATGCAGTTTAGTGTCCCTCGCACTTTTTATAGTTAAGTCCACAAATATGAGGACAATCCGTCAAGTGTAACCGAACAAAATGCAAATGATACTCAAATGTTGGAGAATAAAACAATGCAAGGATAACGTTTGAAAACTATTTACACACAACAGCAAAACTATCCAAAAAGGTTACTCAATTAAacgaatttgattttgaaagcAAATCACaatatcgaaaaaaaaaaactagtaaTTGAGTAGTGAGAGTAACACTAAAACTTTTTGAAGTGGCATTGACTAGAAAAGTCTCAAGAAagacaacataaaaaaaacatacaagaCACTAGATTGAAGAACCAATATTATATAGAAGAATATACCAGTAGAATAATGGAAAActaatgaaaatttttcttaCACAATATCAGGCTGGAATCGCCAAAGCTCACTCTCTTCTGCAGATTCCCATGACAGAGGAATGCATTGTACCTACATCAAATGAACCATTAAACATAAGGCATTACGAATATGCATTCACATAAGAGTTTCATAAAGTTCCTCATAAGTCAAAACTTACCGTACATAAGCTACTGTCACTTTTGTCTAAAGACACATCTAAATTTTCAATCTTATTCATCTCCAAATTAAGCTTTAAATTTTCTAAACTCGATGCATCACCATCAGTCAAAACGACCTGCATCAAAATACAAAGTCGAGACTCAAGAAGTCAATCAAAGTGCAGTTCTCTTTTAAGAAAAGCTTTGAGATAAGAATGAGCACATCTAGAAAGGATCAACATCCAAGGAAAAATAAGGTCCACATTACCAACAAGCTATCCTTCAAAAAGGAACACGAAGAAGAGTTTGCAACACTAACATATTGACAAGACTCTAAGGGGGTATTTGCCTATTTGGTATGAGCTTTTTAAGTCTAAATAAAGGATAACGGATTCACATAACTCATTCCATTATCTAGTGTATGCTATGCGATTGGGTTAACCCAATCCCTTTCATAAGGGTAATGGATACCTCCAAATTGCTACCGCTCATTTCTCATTAGAAATCAATTCCTTTCTCTGGTACTCTCTATCTTCACATTCTCTTACAAGTTACATCTCTTTAcacaaaacaaataataacattcaACATCGCTCATATCTCTCTTCAAGCATTCCTTTTCCATTACATTTCCATTTTTCATACAAACACCCCTATGAGTGCACAGCCTACATTACAAAAACATAAAGCAGGTTGATGATGAAACAGAGGAGCTACTCAAAACCTTGAGAAATGAGGTAAATAACACTGTTTGGATAATAATATAGACATGAGCAGAAGAGGAGGAAAAGAGGAAAACAAAGGGAAAGATAGAGCTAAATTTTCCCTCCAATCTCCCCACCATTGACGGGTGGTATTCATTACCCTAGGGAAAATGGATACTTCCTCTCCCACACTTTTCATATCCCAACCCTAATTCAAAGGAACCTGAACCCTAGCCTTTCCCTTCCTTCCTTTTTTCCATTTCCTCTTATCCAAACAAAATGTAAGCGAAAGATGAGAGATAAAAACAATAGAATTTTGTGAATGTACAAATAATCGACGTATGTAAAGCATGTGAAGGCAAGAGTAAATGACACAGAGATGCTAAAAGATATAGGATATATTAAGTGAGACATTCAATGCTCTACAGTTTATTTCACGAGATAaatgttttgtatttttgttataGATATGTTTTCAAGAATTCATCAATTTTGGCAAGAAAATAGAGCTCCATAATTGAAAATTGAGGAATTCATTCTTAAcacaacaatgaacattgaatggCAACTCTGTTCTAGCCCTAAGAAATAAAAAGTGTTGAAAAACATTAAATCCAGAAAAATAATTAGCCACTTTTTGTCAGAGAAGAATAGGGGTTGAAATAAATGAGTGTACCTTGTACAAtgtcaaatataaaacaaaCATAAATCACCAATGAGTGAAGAGTCATATAAATACGTTGTCATATTATGAAGGAATGTATAGTAAAACAAACCTGAGAAGCTTTGACATGATTAAGGCAAACGCCAAGCAGACCTACACCAGAGCCAACCTGTTTAAATTCAGCACATGAAAGAGTAGAATCATTATAACCAACAGTGTCAGACAGTCCATATTAGCACATAAAGTACTAGAATAACAGAATTAACAAATTACTACACTGAACAAGTCAATTTTATTTACTTGATTGACAACAGTTTCAATGGGTCAAGTATAGAAGATAGATAATGGAAAAGGCATATGGAAAAAATTGAGCGACTAGTGCTACTAATTGCAACTTGATTTCTGGATTGAAATCACCAAGTTCTTTCACTAAACCCAACAGAATTTCTTATACTGTTCAACATATGAATCTATTTTAAGAAATTTGATAGCTAATACTTCACCTCAAAACATAACTTCTTCGTAAAAACTTCAGTATATGAAAGAATAAACTCTGACAGAAAAAGACTAGAAGGCCAAAGAGCACACCTACACACATCATAACACAATTAGCTTAACTGGACATGACAAATGAATTAAGTAAATTACAACACCAACAGAAACCAGAACTTTTCTGTGTGGGACCAACTAGATCAAATCCACCAACAAGAACAAACATGAAACACCACAAGCTATATACAATACTCCATGTATAGCCACTCACAAATCTGCAGTATACATTTTGCAATTCATGATAAAACATGGCTAATAGAATCATACCATTACTACCATTACAACCAAAGAGGATCATTTAATATTTAGTTCGACATAAATGTCTTTACAAGAAATGCTTGATCTAACCATGGTACACATATAGTTGTGAGATTAAGAAGAATCATCATTTACAACACCTCTCAAAGGGTTACCAATTTGCTCATATTTAAGATTGACAAACATAATAGTGGGAAAACTCCAAAAGAACTGAAAAACTTACCTAGTGTCCCCTTGAAGCATATTGAGAGAACATTGCAATGGTACAACCATCTGCATTTGACCCCAATGACTAGGCACTTGACAACAAATTACCAAAGGAAAAAAATCTTAGAAAAACTTAGAATCCACAAAAAAACCTCCATGCTAAATGCCTAtcaattcaaatcaattaataGTCAATAGTTCTTACCATCGTTAAAAAGAAACGATACGCGTTTCACAATCCATGAACTTCCATTAGCTGG from the Amaranthus tricolor cultivar Red isolate AtriRed21 chromosome 12, ASM2621246v1, whole genome shotgun sequence genome contains:
- the LOC130828499 gene encoding uncharacterized protein LOC130828499, whose protein sequence is MQMVVPLQCSLNMLQGDTRCALWPSSLFLSEFILSYTEVFTKKLCFEVGSGVGLLGVCLNHVKASQVVLTDGDASSLENLKLNLEMNKIENLDVSLDKSDSSLCTVQCIPLSWESAEESELWRFQPDIVLGADVIYDPSCLPHLVKVLSILLTRRKPISSKPNNNRDTDRKAKLESSNLKSLLEQMATGPVALIASVIRNIDTFNYFRKLCSQNNLDIRDITGSIWPFNLLPYMDSYRRSDVHLFLQSYSK